A window from Primulina huaijiensis isolate GDHJ02 chromosome 13, ASM1229523v2, whole genome shotgun sequence encodes these proteins:
- the LOC140991239 gene encoding uncharacterized protein yields MSPFRLLYGKSCHLPVELENRAYWATKFLNFDAKARDDERVLQLNELDKFRLDAYENAKLYKEKTKRWHDENIVHREFMVGQLVLLYNSRLKLMSGNLHSRWSGPYTVTQVFPYGTVEFTSEATRVFNVNGHRLKVYHGGTMPDEPTTVDLQDPN; encoded by the coding sequence ATGTCTCCTTTTAGATTATTGTATGGGAAGTCGTGTCACCTACCCGTAGAACTTGAAAATAGGGCTTATTGGGCTactaaattcttgaattttgatGCTAAAGCCAGAGATGACGAGAGAGTGCTGCAACTGAATGAATTGGATAAATTTAGGTTGGATGCTTATGAGAATGCCAAGCTTTACAAGGAAAAAACCAAACGGTGGCATGATGAAAACATCGTCCATCGAGAATTTATGGTGGGACAACTGGTACTATTATACAATTCTCGACTGAAGTTGATGTCAGGCAACTTGCATTCACGGTGGTCAGGACCATACACTGTCACGCAAGTTTTCCCTTACGGGACAGTAGAGTTCACTAGTGAAGCAACTAGAGTATTCAATGTGAATGGGCATAGGCTGAAGGTTTATCATGGTGGTACTATGCCTGACGAGCCGACCACCGTGGATCTGCAAGATCCAAATTGA